AGCTGTTCCGCCGCTTCGCCACCGCCGAGGTCGCCGAGGAGGTGCTGAGCGCGGGCGGCACGCTGGACGGGAAGTACAAGCAGGTCGAGGCCAGCGTGATGTTCTCGGACATCCGCTCCTACACCGCGATCACCGAGACCCTGGCGCCCGCCGACACCATCGAGCTGCTGAACAGCTACTACACCCTGACCTTCGACGCCATCTCCGGCCAGGGCGGCATCGTCAACCAGATGCTCGGCGACGGGCTCATGGCCATCTTCGGCGCGCCCCTGCCGCTGGCCGACCACCGGGAGCGCGCGGTGCTCGCGGCGCTGGAGATGCTCGACCTGATGGAGGCGTTCAACCAGGACCAGGCGCGGCGCGGGGCCATCGCGGTGCGCATCGGCATCGGCATCGCCTCCGGGCCGCTCGTCGCCGGCTTCACGGGCACCCAGCAGCGCATGACCTACACCGGGGTCGGCGACGCGGTGAACCTGGCCGCGCATCTCGAGGCCCACACCAAGGTCCTCGGCGCGCCGATCCTGATCGACGAGACGACGCGGGGCGGACTGAGCGAGGCCATCCAGGTCGTCGCGCACGGCCCCACCCAGCTGAAGACCCGCGCCCACCCGGTGCAGGTCTACTCGGTGCCGGTGGGCCAGCGGCTCAGATGACGCGACACGCCTCGTCGAACGGCAGCCGCGGCGGCCGGGACGGCGAGAGCTTCGCCGGGTCCCCGTAGCCCAGGTTGCACAGGAAGTTCGACTTCACCGTGCCGTCCGGAAAAAACGCGGCGTCGACTTTCGAATTGTCGAACCCCGACATCGCGCCGCAGTCGAGACCGAGCGCCCGCGCGGCCACCATCAGGTAGGCACCCTGCAGGCTGCCGTTGC
This portion of the Candidatus Methylomirabilota bacterium genome encodes:
- a CDS encoding response regulator, with amino-acid sequence MTSPRNAQAGDLLVVDDNRVNRLLLGRALEQLGHTVTFAENGREALASLGRRRADLVLLDIEMPEMDGYQTLHALSADPRLRDIPVVMMSSVEEVDSVARCIEMGAEDYLFKPVNPVLLRARVAASLEKKRLRDLQRELFRRFATAEVAEEVLSAGGTLDGKYKQVEASVMFSDIRSYTAITETLAPADTIELLNSYYTLTFDAISGQGGIVNQMLGDGLMAIFGAPLPLADHRERAVLAALEMLDLMEAFNQDQARRGAIAVRIGIGIASGPLVAGFTGTQQRMTYTGVGDAVNLAAHLEAHTKVLGAPILIDETTRGGLSEAIQVVAHGPTQLKTRAHPVQVYSVPVGQRLR